One region of Cheilinus undulatus linkage group 4, ASM1832078v1, whole genome shotgun sequence genomic DNA includes:
- the LOC121507850 gene encoding proteoglycan 4 isoform X2, with product MKELMPGLAVGFNLVPSHTMLVEQCEPLRPSSWQNQEQQCENSAMQYVWQEHNYESRGKRNSRTGLLLEKQEATGDSSQQSSFKKEDAEPIAARRQAFRKSTGSSQLSAGGNENKGHSIYQQCSTTGIPSSQRNEETTVAPARFCERIDRSPPEAHNQTSEQESSQQISLTLSPTEGEDSSKSDLPVQRKRGRPPKKAKTAQEQVKQMLPSSSEKEKEVRTLRTRGKKNSTDSATEDSVNITSSRLSKRSPVQPKGSSSIISPSEKGRQKNALEGVEIGKVGSLSLSFIGKCSSQNEQPAESLQLSVDMEDGTVQASSTESPSVVRTQNTPKTKLLPAPSVQTRERRTSVTLQDAMLLVEAMNQSAEENTLCSPQQKPATTKTLQTVEEVQIEQQISPINVEAQEPADKVPQTQISTTTELTKKELNSDLQTISVTATGEVLTVIPANTAKSSMVISTAATQTSIKSLQRHPSGHQLKSVANIKKDETVPQKIVMASSLVSVIPHKCAAPSPALLPTVVPTAVVADDKSELPSSTSTGVPPKKSPLSSVISQKSPPAIKSKLTDPLGDLQSVSLPHPKITIIIPRQTSAIASKKQSQTMAVTTMHEAKSSDTVTLSSSTSSSLMSSSQDLGKSRDTQTTLDEAATVLSTKKTSDNLESSGQNISFTEPIKEPSGISSILDVSSGLESTHESQAVPSCEQKLSAIVRLTRLQLPISSKDAVLVSSLPTSGASALKYLLNEVSSSSISSTTAETSAVMRLQTSQMSDRQKNVEMEASLSPRKGICLESSTSSWLSAQFCVKTTDMDSTEPLDLSVMASEPTTSKLENRTVCKPVQDNDLPSDPEQELPSTELEPLIIEEDDEESAPIEAPLPTEESAPVEEEQLPTEESAPIEEEPLPTEESAPMEEEPLPMEKESPAVIHLMPIKSKDTSDPHVRMTKTQFLAQLAVTPILQDPKQPSINDSVDANASGPKTCTSDKKQLEKSILVAKLRRHLRTHLQARNSETNRESRTGTENPTERCDKPRLENDKADDKSTPVEPIPLSNEKQDTVLDNTSIKTTSDSPPVSTKRSSISIDGVRSKRSLKELSPEKSKSTTESTPVSLKRSIPDRDAIDSKNKKSSPVSARRSNSAGDSAIAKKTKGASASPGRPGLAKKSAISKKTKSTSVSPRRSASTKESVSPKKTRKTSVSPKRSSKTEESACPKSLKTTSVRPKRTSSTRDGPSPKGDKTVDPINSETPKRTKSIPVGPGTSSLSKSGSSPKIPADDGDSPSNIKSGTNLHSVSPSKTWESTPAKKPRVVKGSCPSKNLRVVNSKQFTKAAKDKKAQIQKHQSDLQSEAETSQLAENCANTENTKKMTTKAVWTPPAYPTKKKAPAGRKRVLQSSVKKETESQNEPSVYPPSVSLHPIPMRGQPVVSPLQPLSVIGWRLLKNQCGQCGRVLSSSAALESHVSLHTGHRPFSCRLCGKSFPDSKGLKRHGRVHRNGRIHVCPRCGKGFVYSFGLTKHLQMVHGRIKPFVCQICNKGFFSKRDVEAHIRIHTGEKPFHCNLCEKKFARRTELNMHLRWHNGEKRHWCPYCGKGFLDINNLKRHKYIHTGEKPHSCPHCPKSFTQSGHLKKHVKNVHKIV from the exons atgaaagaGCTGATGCCTGGACTTgctgtcggtttca ATCTTGTTCCTTCCCACACTATGCTGGTGGAGCAGTGTGAGCCTTTGAGGCCCTCATCATGGCAAAACCAAGAGCAACAGTGTGAGAATTCCGCAATGCAGTACGTTTGGCAGGAGCACAACTATGAGAGCCGTGGAAAGCGAAATTCTCGGACAGGGCTTTTACTTGAGAAACAGGAG GCAACTGGTGACTCTTCCCAGCAGTCTAGTTTCAAGAAAGAGGATGCTGAGCCCATTGCAGCCCGTAGGCAAGCCTTCAGAAAAAGTACCG GTTCATCACAGTTGTCTGCTGgtggcaatgaaaataaaggGCACTCCATTTACCAGCAATGTTCTACAACAGGAATCCCTTCCTCTCAAAGAAATGAAGAGACTACAGTGGCCCCAGCACGGTTCTGTGAAAGAATAGACAGAAGTCCACCTGAAGCCCACAACCAGACATCTGAACAAGAGTCTTCACAACAAATCTCACTCACATTAAGCCCGACCGAGGGGGAGGATAGTTCCAAGTCTGACTTACCTGTACAACGCAAAAGAGGAAGACCACCAAAGAAAGCAAAGACCGCACAAGAGCAAGTGAAACAAATGCTTCCATCATCTtctgaaaaggaaaaagaagtGAGAACTCTCCGCACAAGAGGgaagaaaaacagcacagatTCTGCCACTGAGGATTCAGTGAATATCACTTCATCCAGACTTTCAAAAAGATCCCCTGTTCAGCCTAAAGGGTCTTCATCTATTATCAGTCCATCAGAGAAGGGGAGACAAAAAAACGCTCTAGAAGGTGTGGAGATAGGCAAGGTTGGTTCTCTGAGTTTATCTTTTATTGGAAAGTGTTCCTCCCAAAATGAACAACCAGCTGAGTCCCTACAGCTCTCAGTGGATATGGAAGATGGGACCGTTCAGGCGTCATCAACTGAAAGCCCTTCTGTTGTAAGAacacaaaacactccaaaaactAAGTTGCTACCAGCACCATCAGTACAGACAAGAGAACGGCGCACCTCTGTTACTCTTCAGGATGCAATGCTATTAGTTGAAGCCATGAATCAGTcagcagaagaaaatacactCTGTTCCCCACAACAAAAACCAGCTACAACCAAAACCTTGCAAACCGTGGAGGAGGTGCAAATTGAGCAGCAAATATCACCAATCAACGTTGAAGCCCAGGAGCCTGCTGATAAAGTACCTCAAACACAGATTtccacaacaacagagctgacAAAAAAGGAACTTAACTCTGATCTTCAAACTATAAGTGTCACCGCAACTGGTGAAGTTCTGACTGTCATACCAGCCAACACTGCTAAATCTTCAATGGTAATATCAACTGCTGCAACTCAGACAAGCATAAAGTCACTTCAGCGGCACCCTTCAGGTCACCAGTTAAAATCAGtagcaaatattaaaaaagatgAAACTGTACCACAGAAAATAGTTATGGCAAGTTCATTAGTCTCCGTGATACCTCATAAATGTGCAGCACCGTCTCCAGCCCTGCTTCCAACTGTTGTGCCAACTGCTGTGGTTGCAGATGACAAAAGTGAACTACCAAGCTCAACCTCCACAGGTGTACCACCAAAAAAATCTCCCCTTTCCTCTGTTATATCACAGAAGTCACCTCCTGCCATCAAGTCGAAGTTAACTGACCCCTTAGGAGACTTGCAGTCAGTTTCTCTTCCACACcctaaaataacaataataattccaAGACAGACCTCAGCTATAGCTTCAAAGAAACAGTCACAGACGATGGCTGTTACAACTATGCATGAGGCTAAATCATCTGATACAGTTACGTtgtcatcatcaacatcatcatcgcTGATGTCGTCCTCACAGGATCTCGGCAAGTCAAGAGATACACAGACTACTTTGGATGAAGCAGCCACTGTACTGTCAACAAAGAAGACTTCTGATAACCTGGAATCCTCTGGACAAAACATTTCCTTTACTGAGCCAATAAAAGAACCTTCAGGAATCAGCTCTATTTTAGATGTGTCATCAGGGCTTGAATCAACCCATGAATCACAAGCAGTACCATCTTGTGAACAAAAACTTTCTGCAATCGTCAGACTAACCAGGCTCCAACTTCCAATCTCATCCAAAGATGCAGTTCTAGTGTCAAGTCTGCCTACAAGTGGAGCTTCTGcattaaaatatttgttaaatGAAGTTTCATCCTCCAGCATTTCTTCTACCACTGCAGAAACTTCTGCTGTTATGCGTCTTCAAACTTCTCAGATGTCAGACAGACAAAAGAACGTTGAAATGGAGGCCTCACTATCCCCTCGAAAAGGCATCTGTTTGGAATCCTCTACGTCTTCCTGGCTGTCAGCACAATTCTGTGTGAAAACAACAGACATGGACTCTACCGAACCTTTAGATTTATCAGTCATGGCCAGTGAACCCACTACTTCAAAGTTGGAAAACAGAACAGTTTGCAAGCCAGTGCAAGACAATGACTTACCCAGTGACCCTGAACAAGAGTTACCTTCCACAGAGTTAGAGCCACTTATCATAGAGGAGGACGACGAAGAGTCAGCTCCCATAGAAGCGCCACTTCCCACAGAGGAGTCAGCTCCCGTAGAAGAAGAGCAACTTCCCACAGAGGAGTCAGCTCCCATAGAAGAAGAGCCACTTCCCACAGAGGAGTCAGCTCCCATGGAAGAAGAGCCACTTCCCATGGAAAAAGAGTCACCTGCTGTCATTCATCTAATGCCCATCAAATCCAAGGACACATCGGACCCACATGTACGAATGACCAAAACCCAGTTCCTTGCCCAACTAGCTGTGACACCAATTTTGCAAGACCCAAAACAG CCCTCCATCAATGACTCAGTAGATGCCAACGCTTCCGGTCCCAAAACCTGCACCAGTGACAAGAAACAGTTGGAAAAAAGTATCCTTGTGGCAAAACTCCGGCGTCACCTCAGAACTCACTTGCAGGCTAGAAACTCTGAGACAAATCGAGAATCACGCACAGGAACGGAAAACCCCACTGAAAGGTGTGACAAACCTAGACTAGAGAACGACAAGGCAGATGATAAAAGCACACCTGTTGAACCCATTCCTCTGAGCAATGAAAAACAAGACACAGTTTTGGATAATACATCCATAAAGACAACCAGTGACTCCCCTCCTGTCTCCACAAAAAGATCTAGCATAAGTATAGACGGTGTACGATCCAAGAGATCTCTGAAGGAACTGTcccctgaaaagtcaaaatccacTACTGAATCCACACCTGTGAGTCTTAAGAGGTCTATCCCAGACAGAGATGCCATTgactcaaaaaataaaaagtcctcTCCTGTGAGTGCAAGAAGGTCAAACTCAGCTGGAGATAGTGCTATTGCTAAAAAGACCAAAGGAGCTTCTGCTAGTCCTGGGCGGCCTGGTTTGGCTAAAAAAAGTGCAATTTCTAAAAAGACTAAAAGCACATCTGTTAGTCCAAGAAGGTCTGCTTCAACTAAGGAAAGTGTTTCTCCTAAAAAGACCAGAAAAACATCTGTCAGTCCTAAGAGGTCCAGCAAAACTGAAGAAAGTGCTTGCCCTAAAAGTCTCAAAACTACCTCTGTGCGACCTAAGAGAACTAGTTCAACTAGAGATGGTCCTAGCCCAAAAGGTGACAAAACTGTTGATCCTATTAATTCTGAAACCCCTAAAAGGACTAAATCTATTCCTGTTGGCCCTGGGACATCTAGTTTAAGTAAAAGTGGTTCTAGCCCCAAAATACCTGCCGATGACGGTGACTCTCCGAGTAACATTAAAAGTGGAACTAATCTCCATAGTGTCAGTCCTAGTAAGACTTGGGAATCCACCCCAGCTAAGAAACCCAGAGTAGTTAAAGGTTCTTGTCCAAGTAAGAATTTAAGAGTTGTCAATTCTAAGCAGTTCACTAAAGcagcaaaagataaaaaagcCCAAATTCAAAAGCATCAATCAGATCTGCAGAGTGAAGCTGAAACAAGCCAGTTAGCGGAAAACTGTGCTAACACAGAGAATACAAAGAAAATGACTACTAAAGCTGTCTGGACTCCTCCTGCATATCCAACTAAGAAAAAGGCCCCAGCAGGGAGAAAGAGGGTGCTGCAATCATCTGTGAAGAAAGAGACAGAATCTCAGAATGAGCCATCAGTTTACCCTCCCAGTGTTTCCCTTCATCCCATACCTATGAGAGGACAACCTGTTGTATCACCATTACAACCACTGTCAGTCATCGGTTGGCGTCTGCTAAAGAACCAGTGTGGGCAGTGTGGTCGTGTCCTCAGTAGTAGTGCTGCCTTGGAGAGCCATGTCAGTCTCCACACAGGTCACCGTCCTTTCTCTTGCAGACTTTGCGGTAAAAGCTTTCCAGACTCCAAGGGTCTTAAACGGCATGGACGGGTGCACCGCAATGGTAGGATCCATGTGTGTCCACGTTGCGGAAAAGGTTTTGTCTACAGTTTTGGCCTCACAAAGCACCTCCAGATGGTGCATGGCAGGATTAAACCATTTGTCTGCCAGATCTGTAACAAAGGATTCTTCTCGAAGCGAGATGTGGAAGCCCACATACggattcacacaggagagaaacccttccaTTGCAAcctctgtgaaaaaaaatttgcaagGAGGACAGAACTAAATATGCATTTGAGGTGGCATAATGGGGAGAAGAGACATTGGTGCCCATATTGTGGGAAAGGGTTTTTAGACATCAATAACCTGAAAAGACACAAATATATTCACACGGGAGAGAAACCACATTCCTGTCCACACTGCCCTAAGAGTTTCACACAGTCAGGGCACCTAAAAAAGCATGTGAAGAACGTGCATAAAATTGTATAA
- the LOC121507850 gene encoding proteoglycan 4 isoform X1 — translation MSADDFQSKYASVMESMLKSAVAETTKLFETMVDELKAEISRIKKENDDLKRRCSLFENARGQNTNDRQESEPVPRQPDDSEKRDTATQCDLVPSHTMLVEQCEPLRPSSWQNQEQQCENSAMQYVWQEHNYESRGKRNSRTGLLLEKQEATGDSSQQSSFKKEDAEPIAARRQAFRKSTGSSQLSAGGNENKGHSIYQQCSTTGIPSSQRNEETTVAPARFCERIDRSPPEAHNQTSEQESSQQISLTLSPTEGEDSSKSDLPVQRKRGRPPKKAKTAQEQVKQMLPSSSEKEKEVRTLRTRGKKNSTDSATEDSVNITSSRLSKRSPVQPKGSSSIISPSEKGRQKNALEGVEIGKVGSLSLSFIGKCSSQNEQPAESLQLSVDMEDGTVQASSTESPSVVRTQNTPKTKLLPAPSVQTRERRTSVTLQDAMLLVEAMNQSAEENTLCSPQQKPATTKTLQTVEEVQIEQQISPINVEAQEPADKVPQTQISTTTELTKKELNSDLQTISVTATGEVLTVIPANTAKSSMVISTAATQTSIKSLQRHPSGHQLKSVANIKKDETVPQKIVMASSLVSVIPHKCAAPSPALLPTVVPTAVVADDKSELPSSTSTGVPPKKSPLSSVISQKSPPAIKSKLTDPLGDLQSVSLPHPKITIIIPRQTSAIASKKQSQTMAVTTMHEAKSSDTVTLSSSTSSSLMSSSQDLGKSRDTQTTLDEAATVLSTKKTSDNLESSGQNISFTEPIKEPSGISSILDVSSGLESTHESQAVPSCEQKLSAIVRLTRLQLPISSKDAVLVSSLPTSGASALKYLLNEVSSSSISSTTAETSAVMRLQTSQMSDRQKNVEMEASLSPRKGICLESSTSSWLSAQFCVKTTDMDSTEPLDLSVMASEPTTSKLENRTVCKPVQDNDLPSDPEQELPSTELEPLIIEEDDEESAPIEAPLPTEESAPVEEEQLPTEESAPIEEEPLPTEESAPMEEEPLPMEKESPAVIHLMPIKSKDTSDPHVRMTKTQFLAQLAVTPILQDPKQPSINDSVDANASGPKTCTSDKKQLEKSILVAKLRRHLRTHLQARNSETNRESRTGTENPTERCDKPRLENDKADDKSTPVEPIPLSNEKQDTVLDNTSIKTTSDSPPVSTKRSSISIDGVRSKRSLKELSPEKSKSTTESTPVSLKRSIPDRDAIDSKNKKSSPVSARRSNSAGDSAIAKKTKGASASPGRPGLAKKSAISKKTKSTSVSPRRSASTKESVSPKKTRKTSVSPKRSSKTEESACPKSLKTTSVRPKRTSSTRDGPSPKGDKTVDPINSETPKRTKSIPVGPGTSSLSKSGSSPKIPADDGDSPSNIKSGTNLHSVSPSKTWESTPAKKPRVVKGSCPSKNLRVVNSKQFTKAAKDKKAQIQKHQSDLQSEAETSQLAENCANTENTKKMTTKAVWTPPAYPTKKKAPAGRKRVLQSSVKKETESQNEPSVYPPSVSLHPIPMRGQPVVSPLQPLSVIGWRLLKNQCGQCGRVLSSSAALESHVSLHTGHRPFSCRLCGKSFPDSKGLKRHGRVHRNGRIHVCPRCGKGFVYSFGLTKHLQMVHGRIKPFVCQICNKGFFSKRDVEAHIRIHTGEKPFHCNLCEKKFARRTELNMHLRWHNGEKRHWCPYCGKGFLDINNLKRHKYIHTGEKPHSCPHCPKSFTQSGHLKKHVKNVHKIV, via the exons ATGTCTGCGGACGATTTTCAGTCGAAGTATGCCTCTGTCATGGAGAGTATGCTTAAGAGTGCTGTGGCAGAAACTACTAAACTTTTCGAAACTATGGTCGACGAGCTGAAGGCAGAAATATCCAGAATCAAGAAGGAGAACGATGACCTCAAAAGAAGATGTAGCTTATTTGAAAACGCGAGAGGGCAAAATACCAACGACCGCCAAGAGAGCGAGCCAGTTCCGAGACAACCTGACGACTCTGAGAAACGTGACACAGCTACTCAATGTG ATCTTGTTCCTTCCCACACTATGCTGGTGGAGCAGTGTGAGCCTTTGAGGCCCTCATCATGGCAAAACCAAGAGCAACAGTGTGAGAATTCCGCAATGCAGTACGTTTGGCAGGAGCACAACTATGAGAGCCGTGGAAAGCGAAATTCTCGGACAGGGCTTTTACTTGAGAAACAGGAG GCAACTGGTGACTCTTCCCAGCAGTCTAGTTTCAAGAAAGAGGATGCTGAGCCCATTGCAGCCCGTAGGCAAGCCTTCAGAAAAAGTACCG GTTCATCACAGTTGTCTGCTGgtggcaatgaaaataaaggGCACTCCATTTACCAGCAATGTTCTACAACAGGAATCCCTTCCTCTCAAAGAAATGAAGAGACTACAGTGGCCCCAGCACGGTTCTGTGAAAGAATAGACAGAAGTCCACCTGAAGCCCACAACCAGACATCTGAACAAGAGTCTTCACAACAAATCTCACTCACATTAAGCCCGACCGAGGGGGAGGATAGTTCCAAGTCTGACTTACCTGTACAACGCAAAAGAGGAAGACCACCAAAGAAAGCAAAGACCGCACAAGAGCAAGTGAAACAAATGCTTCCATCATCTtctgaaaaggaaaaagaagtGAGAACTCTCCGCACAAGAGGgaagaaaaacagcacagatTCTGCCACTGAGGATTCAGTGAATATCACTTCATCCAGACTTTCAAAAAGATCCCCTGTTCAGCCTAAAGGGTCTTCATCTATTATCAGTCCATCAGAGAAGGGGAGACAAAAAAACGCTCTAGAAGGTGTGGAGATAGGCAAGGTTGGTTCTCTGAGTTTATCTTTTATTGGAAAGTGTTCCTCCCAAAATGAACAACCAGCTGAGTCCCTACAGCTCTCAGTGGATATGGAAGATGGGACCGTTCAGGCGTCATCAACTGAAAGCCCTTCTGTTGTAAGAacacaaaacactccaaaaactAAGTTGCTACCAGCACCATCAGTACAGACAAGAGAACGGCGCACCTCTGTTACTCTTCAGGATGCAATGCTATTAGTTGAAGCCATGAATCAGTcagcagaagaaaatacactCTGTTCCCCACAACAAAAACCAGCTACAACCAAAACCTTGCAAACCGTGGAGGAGGTGCAAATTGAGCAGCAAATATCACCAATCAACGTTGAAGCCCAGGAGCCTGCTGATAAAGTACCTCAAACACAGATTtccacaacaacagagctgacAAAAAAGGAACTTAACTCTGATCTTCAAACTATAAGTGTCACCGCAACTGGTGAAGTTCTGACTGTCATACCAGCCAACACTGCTAAATCTTCAATGGTAATATCAACTGCTGCAACTCAGACAAGCATAAAGTCACTTCAGCGGCACCCTTCAGGTCACCAGTTAAAATCAGtagcaaatattaaaaaagatgAAACTGTACCACAGAAAATAGTTATGGCAAGTTCATTAGTCTCCGTGATACCTCATAAATGTGCAGCACCGTCTCCAGCCCTGCTTCCAACTGTTGTGCCAACTGCTGTGGTTGCAGATGACAAAAGTGAACTACCAAGCTCAACCTCCACAGGTGTACCACCAAAAAAATCTCCCCTTTCCTCTGTTATATCACAGAAGTCACCTCCTGCCATCAAGTCGAAGTTAACTGACCCCTTAGGAGACTTGCAGTCAGTTTCTCTTCCACACcctaaaataacaataataattccaAGACAGACCTCAGCTATAGCTTCAAAGAAACAGTCACAGACGATGGCTGTTACAACTATGCATGAGGCTAAATCATCTGATACAGTTACGTtgtcatcatcaacatcatcatcgcTGATGTCGTCCTCACAGGATCTCGGCAAGTCAAGAGATACACAGACTACTTTGGATGAAGCAGCCACTGTACTGTCAACAAAGAAGACTTCTGATAACCTGGAATCCTCTGGACAAAACATTTCCTTTACTGAGCCAATAAAAGAACCTTCAGGAATCAGCTCTATTTTAGATGTGTCATCAGGGCTTGAATCAACCCATGAATCACAAGCAGTACCATCTTGTGAACAAAAACTTTCTGCAATCGTCAGACTAACCAGGCTCCAACTTCCAATCTCATCCAAAGATGCAGTTCTAGTGTCAAGTCTGCCTACAAGTGGAGCTTCTGcattaaaatatttgttaaatGAAGTTTCATCCTCCAGCATTTCTTCTACCACTGCAGAAACTTCTGCTGTTATGCGTCTTCAAACTTCTCAGATGTCAGACAGACAAAAGAACGTTGAAATGGAGGCCTCACTATCCCCTCGAAAAGGCATCTGTTTGGAATCCTCTACGTCTTCCTGGCTGTCAGCACAATTCTGTGTGAAAACAACAGACATGGACTCTACCGAACCTTTAGATTTATCAGTCATGGCCAGTGAACCCACTACTTCAAAGTTGGAAAACAGAACAGTTTGCAAGCCAGTGCAAGACAATGACTTACCCAGTGACCCTGAACAAGAGTTACCTTCCACAGAGTTAGAGCCACTTATCATAGAGGAGGACGACGAAGAGTCAGCTCCCATAGAAGCGCCACTTCCCACAGAGGAGTCAGCTCCCGTAGAAGAAGAGCAACTTCCCACAGAGGAGTCAGCTCCCATAGAAGAAGAGCCACTTCCCACAGAGGAGTCAGCTCCCATGGAAGAAGAGCCACTTCCCATGGAAAAAGAGTCACCTGCTGTCATTCATCTAATGCCCATCAAATCCAAGGACACATCGGACCCACATGTACGAATGACCAAAACCCAGTTCCTTGCCCAACTAGCTGTGACACCAATTTTGCAAGACCCAAAACAG CCCTCCATCAATGACTCAGTAGATGCCAACGCTTCCGGTCCCAAAACCTGCACCAGTGACAAGAAACAGTTGGAAAAAAGTATCCTTGTGGCAAAACTCCGGCGTCACCTCAGAACTCACTTGCAGGCTAGAAACTCTGAGACAAATCGAGAATCACGCACAGGAACGGAAAACCCCACTGAAAGGTGTGACAAACCTAGACTAGAGAACGACAAGGCAGATGATAAAAGCACACCTGTTGAACCCATTCCTCTGAGCAATGAAAAACAAGACACAGTTTTGGATAATACATCCATAAAGACAACCAGTGACTCCCCTCCTGTCTCCACAAAAAGATCTAGCATAAGTATAGACGGTGTACGATCCAAGAGATCTCTGAAGGAACTGTcccctgaaaagtcaaaatccacTACTGAATCCACACCTGTGAGTCTTAAGAGGTCTATCCCAGACAGAGATGCCATTgactcaaaaaataaaaagtcctcTCCTGTGAGTGCAAGAAGGTCAAACTCAGCTGGAGATAGTGCTATTGCTAAAAAGACCAAAGGAGCTTCTGCTAGTCCTGGGCGGCCTGGTTTGGCTAAAAAAAGTGCAATTTCTAAAAAGACTAAAAGCACATCTGTTAGTCCAAGAAGGTCTGCTTCAACTAAGGAAAGTGTTTCTCCTAAAAAGACCAGAAAAACATCTGTCAGTCCTAAGAGGTCCAGCAAAACTGAAGAAAGTGCTTGCCCTAAAAGTCTCAAAACTACCTCTGTGCGACCTAAGAGAACTAGTTCAACTAGAGATGGTCCTAGCCCAAAAGGTGACAAAACTGTTGATCCTATTAATTCTGAAACCCCTAAAAGGACTAAATCTATTCCTGTTGGCCCTGGGACATCTAGTTTAAGTAAAAGTGGTTCTAGCCCCAAAATACCTGCCGATGACGGTGACTCTCCGAGTAACATTAAAAGTGGAACTAATCTCCATAGTGTCAGTCCTAGTAAGACTTGGGAATCCACCCCAGCTAAGAAACCCAGAGTAGTTAAAGGTTCTTGTCCAAGTAAGAATTTAAGAGTTGTCAATTCTAAGCAGTTCACTAAAGcagcaaaagataaaaaagcCCAAATTCAAAAGCATCAATCAGATCTGCAGAGTGAAGCTGAAACAAGCCAGTTAGCGGAAAACTGTGCTAACACAGAGAATACAAAGAAAATGACTACTAAAGCTGTCTGGACTCCTCCTGCATATCCAACTAAGAAAAAGGCCCCAGCAGGGAGAAAGAGGGTGCTGCAATCATCTGTGAAGAAAGAGACAGAATCTCAGAATGAGCCATCAGTTTACCCTCCCAGTGTTTCCCTTCATCCCATACCTATGAGAGGACAACCTGTTGTATCACCATTACAACCACTGTCAGTCATCGGTTGGCGTCTGCTAAAGAACCAGTGTGGGCAGTGTGGTCGTGTCCTCAGTAGTAGTGCTGCCTTGGAGAGCCATGTCAGTCTCCACACAGGTCACCGTCCTTTCTCTTGCAGACTTTGCGGTAAAAGCTTTCCAGACTCCAAGGGTCTTAAACGGCATGGACGGGTGCACCGCAATGGTAGGATCCATGTGTGTCCACGTTGCGGAAAAGGTTTTGTCTACAGTTTTGGCCTCACAAAGCACCTCCAGATGGTGCATGGCAGGATTAAACCATTTGTCTGCCAGATCTGTAACAAAGGATTCTTCTCGAAGCGAGATGTGGAAGCCCACATACggattcacacaggagagaaacccttccaTTGCAAcctctgtgaaaaaaaatttgcaagGAGGACAGAACTAAATATGCATTTGAGGTGGCATAATGGGGAGAAGAGACATTGGTGCCCATATTGTGGGAAAGGGTTTTTAGACATCAATAACCTGAAAAGACACAAATATATTCACACGGGAGAGAAACCACATTCCTGTCCACACTGCCCTAAGAGTTTCACACAGTCAGGGCACCTAAAAAAGCATGTGAAGAACGTGCATAAAATTGTATAA